One window of Quercus robur chromosome 12, dhQueRobu3.1, whole genome shotgun sequence genomic DNA carries:
- the LOC126709957 gene encoding transcription factor MYB39: MGRSPCCDENGLKKGPWTPEEDQKLTDYINSHGHGSWRSLPKLAGLNRCGKSCRLRWTNYLRPDIKRGRFSEDEERTIISLHSVLGNKWSRIATQLPGRTDNEIKNYWNTHLRKKLLQMGIDPTTHKPRTDLNHLMNLSQLLGAASFGNLLSPWNSALGLQADASQLARIQLLKNMLQVINTSTLLNMDNIGLLQNQNLNPFEGLVNSTSTLYQKEPLLMGQEYLNQGVIPQAPSNSQGIINSSSGFEGQFNMEDFLGSNNSTSSLSSSACENQTENPMPALVSGSPGTYTVNQVESKTDPNQFLTQSSTTTSFEVWEKLKDDETSDFYWKDILELTPSSPSPMSW; this comes from the exons AAGAAAGGTCCATGGACACCAGAGGAAGATCAAAAGCTGACTGATTATATTAACAGTCATGGCCATGGAAGTTGGAGATCGCTACCTAAGCTCGCTGGCTTGAATAGGTGCGGAAAGAGTTGCAGATTAAGGTGGACAAATTACCTGAGGCCTGATATTAAGAGAGGGAGGTTCTCTGAAGACGAAGAGCGAACGATCATCAGCCTTCACTCGGTTCTTGGAAACAA GTGGTCTAGGATTGCAACCCAACTTCCAGGGAGGACTGACAATGAAATCAAGAACTATTGGAACACCCACTTAAGAAAGAAGCTTCTTCAAATGGGTATTGACCCAACCACCCACAAGCCAAGAACTGATCTCAATCACCTTATGAATCTCTCTCAGTTACTTGGTGCTGCAAGCTTTGGCAATTTATTGAGTCCTTGGAATAGTGCTTTGGGTCTACAAGCAGATGCCTCTCAACTAGCTAGAATCCAACTACTGAAAAATATGTTGCAGGTTATAAACACAAGCACACTTCTTAACATGGACAACATTGGTCTGTTACAAAACCAAAATCTTAATCCATTTGAAGGACTTGTCAATAGTACAAGCACACTCTACCAAAAGGAGCCCTTACTTATGGGTCAAGAATATCTGAACCAGGGAGTGATCCCTCAAGCTCCTAGTAATTCCCAGGGAATTATCAATTCATCGTCAGGATTTGAAGGTCAGTTTAACATGGAAGATTTTCTTGGTTCCAACAACAGTACTAGTAGCTTGAGCAGTTCAGCATGTGAGAACCAAACAGAGAACCCAATGCCTGCATTGGTTTCAGGCTCTCCTGGGACTTACACTGTCAACCAAGTGGAAAGCAAGACTGACCCAAATCAGTTCTTAACTCAATCATCTACCACTACTAGCTTTGAAGTTTGGGAGAAACTCAAGGATGATGAAACAAGTGACTTTTATTGGAAAGATATATTGGA gTTAACACCGTCATCACCATCGCCAATGTCGTGGTAG